The following are from one region of the Methanospirillum hungatei genome:
- a CDS encoding helix-turn-helix domain-containing protein: MESGLRHRLAEKMAGEITLSDSPGKTLKKWRLSFDISQGQLSEYLGVSPSVISDYESGRRKSPGTAIIGRIVDSILAIDEAKGGKYIHKYASLLFAEMGDGVIYDLHDYKSPIDLATFAGAISADVITGPTHLSIYGYTVIDSLRAIMNLTASEFNRIYGWSTERALIFTGVSNGKSPMVAIRVTPFKPRCVVLHGISLDNVHPIVPKMAEKDNITLMCTTQGIEDIVERLREEKW, encoded by the coding sequence ATGGAATCGGGACTTCGTCATCGACTCGCGGAGAAGATGGCGGGGGAGATAACACTATCTGATTCTCCGGGAAAAACCCTGAAAAAATGGCGTCTTAGTTTTGACATCTCTCAGGGACAGCTCTCCGAGTACCTTGGTGTATCGCCATCAGTCATTAGCGACTATGAAAGCGGAAGGAGAAAGAGTCCGGGCACTGCAATCATCGGACGAATTGTTGACAGTATTCTTGCCATTGATGAAGCGAAAGGCGGGAAGTATATTCATAAGTATGCATCCCTGCTCTTTGCCGAGATGGGGGACGGAGTAATATATGATCTTCATGATTACAAAAGCCCCATCGATCTTGCAACATTTGCCGGTGCTATAAGTGCAGATGTCATTACCGGTCCGACACATCTCAGTATTTACGGATATACGGTAATTGACAGTCTCCGGGCAATTATGAACCTTACTGCAAGCGAATTTAACCGTATATATGGTTGGAGCACTGAGCGGGCGCTAATTTTTACCGGAGTCTCGAATGGAAAATCACCGATGGTGGCTATCCGTGTTACTCCTTTCAAGCCCCGGTGCGTAGTACTTCATGGCATATCACTCGATAATGTTCATCCGATTGTGCCAAAAATGGCTGAAAAAGATAACATCACCCTGATGTGTACTACACAGGGAATCGAAGATATCGTGGAGAGATTGAGGGAAGAAAAATGGTAG
- a CDS encoding DUF3795 domain-containing protein, translating into MSKLIPTVCGMYCDECDHYEKDCQGCDESEGAIFWNEFVDIECCPVYDCCVNIKHLVHFGQCDEMPCERYFRFRDPGVTDEEAKQVLEKQKTCLARRVQEDTEL; encoded by the coding sequence ATGTCCAAATTGATCCCAACGGTATGTGGCATGTACTGTGATGAATGTGATCACTATGAAAAAGACTGCCAGGGATGTGATGAATCAGAAGGGGCAATATTCTGGAATGAATTTGTTGACATTGAATGCTGCCCGGTTTATGACTGCTGTGTTAATATAAAACACCTGGTTCATTTTGGACAGTGTGATGAAATGCCCTGTGAGCGGTATTTCAGGTTCCGCGATCCTGGCGTCACTGATGAAGAGGCAAAACAAGTACTCGAAAAGCAAAAAACCTGTTTGGCAAGGAGAGTCCAAGAGGATACGGAATTGTAA
- the budA gene encoding acetolactate decarboxylase has product MIKEWIRVLLLFGVVSLSIGGFSTYADEPDVQPVMYQVSAFAVLEDGNYSEIITVNDLNKYGNFGVGGFEDMDGELSQIDGITYKIRSDGEVLIPSGDTGVCFANTIVFDPEISYQLNTSMDKDTLLKNIEDSFPDKDAIYAFRVDGVYENMTVRSVPMQDEPYPPLTSVINNQSVFVLHNTSGSITGFWFPEWMQGVNYAGFHPHFITDSRDAGGHILGLLSKQVTVSIQPIRQFTTILG; this is encoded by the coding sequence ATGATAAAAGAGTGGATCAGAGTTCTCCTTCTTTTCGGTGTGGTTTCATTGAGTATCGGAGGCTTTTCTACCTATGCAGATGAGCCCGATGTCCAACCAGTAATGTACCAGGTATCAGCATTCGCGGTGCTTGAAGATGGTAATTATTCAGAGATCATAACGGTTAACGATCTGAACAAATATGGAAATTTCGGGGTTGGAGGATTTGAAGATATGGACGGTGAATTGAGCCAGATTGACGGAATTACATATAAAATCCGTTCTGATGGGGAGGTACTCATTCCATCCGGAGATACAGGTGTTTGTTTTGCAAATACGATCGTATTTGATCCAGAAATATCGTACCAGTTGAATACATCTATGGATAAAGATACCCTGTTAAAAAATATTGAAGATTCTTTTCCAGATAAAGACGCAATCTATGCATTCCGCGTGGATGGTGTGTATGAAAACATGACGGTGAGGAGTGTTCCAATGCAGGATGAGCCATATCCCCCGCTGACATCTGTTATCAATAATCAGTCAGTCTTTGTGTTACACAATACTTCAGGAAGCATTACCGGATTTTGGTTTCCCGAATGGATGCAGGGAGTAAATTATGCAGGTTTTCATCCGCATTTTATTACAGACTCCCGTGATGCCGGTGGACATATCCTTGGCCTCTTATCAAAACAGGTGACCGTTTCAATTCAGCCTATCCGCCAATTTACTACAATCCTTGGGTAA
- a CDS encoding Hsp20/alpha crystallin family protein, translating to MAIVRRDPFNAFRGELDNMFAEMENRFQSFLPGFPAYSQSGRELAPVFSGGFTVDVKKQDDQVIAKADLPGCNKENVKIRLIRPNLLQISCERMEEKEQDEKDFYIRERFFGSVSRSVPLPAEVAEEGASATFENGVLEVTLKTTGKESGGDIPIQ from the coding sequence ATGGCAATCGTCAGGCGTGATCCATTCAATGCATTCAGAGGTGAACTGGACAACATGTTTGCCGAGATGGAGAATCGGTTTCAGTCTTTCCTCCCTGGGTTTCCTGCATATTCACAGAGTGGGCGGGAACTGGCTCCGGTATTTTCCGGCGGATTCACCGTTGATGTTAAAAAGCAGGATGACCAGGTAATTGCAAAAGCAGATTTGCCTGGATGCAATAAAGAGAATGTAAAAATCCGGCTTATTCGTCCCAATCTTCTTCAAATCTCTTGTGAACGAATGGAAGAGAAAGAACAGGATGAAAAGGACTTTTACATCAGAGAGCGGTTTTTTGGTTCAGTCAGCCGGAGTGTTCCCCTGCCTGCCGAGGTGGCAGAGGAAGGAGCAAGTGCTACCTTTGAAAACGGAGTTTTGGAAGTAACATTAAAAACTACTGGGAAGGAGTCCGGAGGGGATATTCCTATTCAGTAA